From the Acidilutibacter cellobiosedens genome, one window contains:
- the yycI gene encoding two-component system regulatory protein YycI: protein MDWSKAKTILIIAFIVTNIVLGYALFNSQRIDEPTLKEDFITDVAKLLKEKDITLNTAIPKEIPSLGIMTVEYEQRTPGDLNKSFFNNTAEGVTVNEGVVLFEKGKEKLIVTDGKNILYLNDDEEEKYPSLDKEEAIYISKKFLEEKGFSKDDMKLTFQKESNGVFFLEYSKVYNGIYIEKSYTNFQIDKRGVKRFERLWLNEEKLSENKIYISTAPKAILTLLTMENIYGKTIDDISLCYYFDPVKHKEVDEPEKTKQGKAVPAWRIQFSDGNEVILDEY, encoded by the coding sequence ATGGACTGGTCAAAGGCGAAAACTATATTAATAATAGCTTTTATAGTTACGAATATTGTTTTAGGATATGCACTGTTCAATAGCCAAAGAATAGATGAGCCTACGCTAAAAGAAGATTTTATAACAGACGTAGCAAAATTGTTAAAGGAGAAGGATATCACTTTAAATACCGCTATCCCTAAAGAAATACCTTCTTTAGGTATAATGACTGTGGAATATGAACAAAGAACTCCGGGGGATTTAAACAAAAGTTTTTTTAACAACACGGCAGAAGGTGTTACTGTAAACGAAGGGGTAGTTTTGTTTGAGAAAGGAAAGGAAAAACTTATTGTTACGGATGGGAAAAATATTTTATACTTAAATGATGATGAAGAGGAGAAGTATCCTTCTTTAGATAAAGAAGAGGCAATTTATATCAGCAAGAAATTTTTAGAAGAAAAAGGGTTCTCTAAGGATGATATGAAATTGACTTTTCAAAAAGAAAGTAATGGAGTATTTTTTTTAGAATATTCTAAGGTTTACAACGGAATATATATAGAAAAATCATATACTAATTTTCAGATAGATAAAAGGGGAGTTAAAAGATTTGAAAGACTTTGGCTTAATGAAGAGAAGCTTTCAGAGAACAAAATTTATATAAGCACTGCCCCTAAAGCAATACTTACATTGCTTACTATGGAAAATATTTATGGAAAAACTATAGACGATATATCTCTTTGCTATTATTTTGATCCTGTAAAACATAAGGAAGTAGATGAACCGGAAAAAACCAAACAAGGAAAGGCAGTACCTGCATGGAGAATTCAATTCAGTGACGGTAATGAGGTCATATTGGATGAATATTAA
- a CDS encoding YycH family regulatory protein, with product MIKERLKTLLLASLVCMSLFFTRKLWITVPENFVSSFKSDESAKVNYIFPDMLNPTKYVLNFNKKNHTVFYSDEEYKLWASSKEILKQVLSSENFEIVKVSDEEYVSDFNKRSLVFYFPEDINVYILAKVLDINKPNDITENVEEVNSIYLSMEKNSPFIILGKDGNYFKIYNFNIEMKNLRELFNGVEQNKDYTYYYSMRDTLEIDNNIYMPYEMINELPVLYVENEINIEDEEEIKNIVEGFFNKNIDYIREITEDNGSMIYIDNQKFLKIYKDGVLEYFCPLEKTVKKRNLYISLNSAADFISAHVSSPKGIYLSKVNEIKSDGNSGYGFTFKYKLKGYPVLLEKDDMNGFIYMEVFNDYVRTYKSLIRKDMNISVSSSKSDHKMLSAFDVLDLNYSYIEGKYIEDNDLKTKNKIEENLNIKIMNSIDDVYLAYLDPCKAERGEKLTAVWVIKISGRIYAFDVYTGQVVYEKFSKE from the coding sequence ATGATAAAAGAGAGACTTAAAACTCTTCTCCTTGCGTCATTAGTTTGTATGAGCCTTTTTTTCACTCGGAAATTATGGATAACTGTTCCTGAAAATTTTGTATCTTCTTTTAAAAGTGACGAATCGGCAAAAGTTAATTATATTTTTCCTGATATGCTAAATCCCACTAAATATGTTTTGAATTTTAATAAAAAAAACCATACTGTTTTTTATTCTGATGAGGAATATAAATTATGGGCAAGTTCCAAAGAAATATTAAAGCAGGTCTTATCTTCTGAAAATTTTGAAATTGTAAAGGTATCTGATGAGGAATATGTTTCTGATTTTAATAAAAGGTCCTTGGTTTTCTATTTCCCCGAAGATATAAATGTTTATATATTGGCAAAGGTATTGGATATAAACAAACCTAATGATATTACAGAAAATGTAGAAGAAGTTAACAGTATATATTTGAGTATGGAAAAAAATTCTCCTTTTATTATCTTAGGTAAAGACGGTAATTATTTTAAAATTTATAACTTTAATATTGAGATGAAAAACTTAAGGGAATTATTTAATGGAGTTGAGCAAAACAAAGATTATACTTATTATTATTCTATGAGAGATACTTTAGAGATAGATAATAATATATATATGCCTTATGAGATGATCAATGAATTACCTGTATTGTATGTAGAAAATGAAATAAATATTGAAGACGAAGAAGAAATAAAAAATATTGTAGAGGGATTTTTTAACAAAAATATTGATTACATAAGGGAAATAACAGAAGATAATGGCTCCATGATATATATAGATAATCAAAAATTTTTGAAGATCTATAAAGATGGAGTTCTTGAATATTTTTGTCCTTTAGAAAAGACGGTTAAGAAAAGAAATTTATATATAAGTTTAAACTCAGCGGCAGATTTTATTTCTGCTCATGTATCTTCTCCAAAGGGCATTTATCTCTCTAAAGTTAACGAGATAAAATCTGATGGGAATTCGGGCTATGGTTTTACATTTAAATACAAATTAAAAGGTTATCCTGTTTTGTTAGAAAAAGATGATATGAATGGTTTTATTTATATGGAAGTTTTTAATGATTATGTAAGAACGTATAAGAGTTTAATCAGAAAGGATATGAATATATCTGTCTCAAGTTCTAAATCAGATCACAAAATGCTCTCTGCTTTTGATGTTTTGGATTTAAATTATTCTTATATAGAAGGAAAATATATAGAAGATAATGATTTAAAAACAAAAAACAAAATAGAAGAGAATTTAAATATAAAAATTATGAATTCCATAGATGATGTATATTTAGCTTATTTAGATCCATGTAAGGCTGAAAGGGGAGAAAAACTTACAGCGGTTTGGGTAATAAAAATAAGCGGAAGAATTTATGCTTTTGATGTTTATACAGGTCAAGTGGTTTATGAGAAATTTTCTAAGGAGTAG